One Pseudomonas sp. AN-1 genomic region harbors:
- a CDS encoding CoA transferase subunit A encodes MNKLYPNAHAALDGLVEDGMTIAVGGFGLCGIPEALIAALRDSGRKNLTAISNNAGVDGFGLGQLLATRQIKKMISSYVGENKEFERQYLAGELELEFTPQGTLAEKLRAGGAGIPAFFTKTGYGTLVAEGKETRQFDGEWYVMERSLTADVALVKAWKADKAGNLLFRKTARNFNPLAAMAGKVCVVEVEELVETGALDADQIHLPGIYVQRIVVNATPEKRIEQRTLSTKAGRS; translated from the coding sequence ATGAACAAGCTCTACCCCAACGCCCACGCCGCCCTCGACGGGCTGGTGGAGGACGGCATGACCATCGCCGTCGGCGGCTTCGGCCTGTGCGGCATCCCCGAGGCGCTGATCGCCGCCCTGCGCGACAGCGGCCGCAAGAACCTCACCGCCATCAGCAACAACGCCGGCGTCGACGGCTTCGGCCTCGGCCAGCTGCTCGCCACCCGGCAGATCAAGAAGATGATTTCCTCCTACGTCGGCGAGAACAAGGAGTTCGAGCGCCAGTACCTGGCCGGCGAGCTGGAGCTGGAGTTCACCCCGCAGGGCACCCTGGCCGAGAAGCTGCGCGCCGGCGGCGCCGGCATCCCGGCGTTCTTCACCAAGACCGGCTACGGCACCCTGGTCGCCGAGGGCAAGGAGACCCGCCAGTTCGACGGCGAGTGGTACGTCATGGAGCGTTCGCTGACCGCCGACGTGGCGCTGGTCAAGGCGTGGAAGGCCGACAAGGCCGGCAACCTGCTGTTCCGCAAGACCGCGCGCAACTTCAACCCGCTGGCGGCGATGGCCGGCAAGGTCTGCGTGGTCGAGGTCGAGGAGCTGGTCGAGACCGGCGCGCTGGACGCCGACCAGATCCACCTGCCGGGCATCTACGTGCAGCGCATCGTGGTCAACGCCACGCCCGAGAAACGCATCGAGCAACGCACACTTTCTACAAAAGCAGGGAGGAGCTGA
- a CDS encoding hydroxymethylglutaryl-CoA lyase, producing MALPQHVRLVEVGPRDGLQNEKQPISVADKVRLVDDLSAAGVEYVEVGSFVSPKWVPQMAGSAEVFAQIRQKSGVTYAALTPNMQGFEAAMLAGVKEVAVFAAASEAFSQKNINCSISESLQRFVPVMDAAREQGIRVRGYVSCVLGCPYEGEVAPQQVAAVARELFEMGCYEISLGDTIGTGTAGKTRTLFETVGRDIPRDKLAGHFHDTYGQALANIYASLLEGIHVFDSSVAGLGGCPYAKGASGNVASEDVLYLLNGLGIHTGIDIDALIAAGERICAVLGRDNGSRVARARRGA from the coding sequence ATTGCCCTGCCCCAGCACGTCCGCCTGGTCGAAGTCGGCCCGCGCGACGGCCTGCAGAACGAGAAACAGCCGATCAGCGTCGCCGACAAGGTGCGCCTGGTCGACGACCTGAGCGCCGCCGGCGTCGAATACGTCGAGGTCGGCAGCTTCGTCTCGCCCAAGTGGGTGCCGCAGATGGCCGGCTCCGCCGAGGTGTTCGCCCAGATCCGGCAGAAATCCGGCGTCACCTACGCCGCACTGACCCCCAACATGCAGGGCTTCGAGGCGGCCATGCTCGCCGGGGTGAAGGAGGTCGCGGTGTTCGCCGCCGCCAGCGAGGCCTTCTCGCAGAAGAACATCAACTGCTCGATCAGCGAGAGCCTGCAGCGCTTCGTGCCGGTGATGGACGCCGCCCGCGAGCAGGGCATCCGCGTGCGCGGCTACGTGTCCTGCGTGCTCGGCTGCCCCTACGAGGGCGAGGTCGCCCCGCAGCAGGTCGCCGCGGTGGCCCGCGAGCTGTTCGAGATGGGCTGCTACGAGATCTCCTTGGGCGACACCATCGGCACCGGCACCGCCGGCAAGACCCGCACCCTGTTCGAGACGGTCGGCCGCGACATCCCGCGCGACAAGCTGGCCGGGCACTTCCACGACACCTACGGCCAGGCGCTGGCGAACATCTACGCCAGCCTGCTGGAAGGCATCCACGTGTTCGACAGCTCGGTGGCAGGCCTCGGCGGCTGCCCCTACGCCAAGGGGGCGAGCGGCAACGTGGCCAGCGAGGACGTGCTCTATCTGCTCAACGGCCTGGGCATCCACACCGGCATCGACATCGACGCGCTGATCGCCGCCGGCGAGCGCATCTGCGCCGTGCTCGGCCGCGACAACGGCTCGCGGGTGGCGCGCGCCCGGCGCGGCGCCTGA